One segment of Anopheles stephensi strain Indian chromosome 3, UCI_ANSTEP_V1.0, whole genome shotgun sequence DNA contains the following:
- the LOC118513465 gene encoding cuticle protein AMP1A-like, with protein sequence MFRKLVVASLLVSLVVALPQRSQSRSGGGGGGGGDEAGAETLNQDTVINADGSYTYNYETSNGISASQASNDGTNANGNFAFTAPDGVRYEIVYIADENGFQPQGAHLPTEPPAPDHVIKMLEDMRANPPEGADLESLDATLNRLRATLG encoded by the coding sequence GTCGTTGCCTCCCTCCTAGTCTCGCTGGTCGTGGCTCTCCCCCAGCGGTCTCAGTCCCGcagcggtggcggcggtggtggtggcggcgatGAAGCCGGCGCCGAAACCCTTAACCAGGACACCGTGATCAATGCGGACGGTTCGTACACTTACAACTACGAGACGAGCAACGGCATCAGTGCGTCCCAGGCCAGTAACGACGGAACCAACGCCAACGGCAACTTCGCCTTCACCGCACCGGACGGTGTGCGGTACGAGATCGTGTACATTGCCGACGAGAATGGATTCCAGCCGCAGGGTGCTCATCTGCCGACGGAACCGCCAGCACCCGATCACGTGATCAAGATGCTGGAGGATATGCGCGCCAACCCACCAGAGGGCGCCGACCTTGAGTCGCTCGATGCTACCCTGAACCGACTGCGCGCCACCCTCGGTTAG